Within the Saccharomonospora amisosensis genome, the region CCGCGGCCGACCGCACCAGCAGATGGATCTCCGGCCCACAGTCCCGTGCCGAGGTGCACGCCATGCGGGCAGCGGCCGACGCGGTCGTGGTCGGCACCGGCACCGTGCGCGCGGACGACCCGTGGCTGACCGTCCGCACACCCGAGGGCGAACTCGCCTCCCGCCAGCCGTTGCGCGTGGTGGTGGGCACGGGCGAGATCGGCGACTCCGCCAGGGTGCTCGACAGCGCGGCACCGACGCTGCGAGCACGTACCCGTGACCCTCGGCAGGTGCTCGGCCTGCTCAGCGAGCGCGACGTCGTGGACGTGCTGCTGGAGGGCGGTCCCACACTGGCGGGAGCGTTCGTGCGGGCCGGGGTGGTGGACCGGATCGTGGCCTATGTCGCGCCGATCCTGCTCGGGCAGGGCCCGGCGGCGCTCGGACCCTCGGGCGTGTCGACGATCACCGAAGCGCACCAATGGCGGGTCGAAGGGGTCACCATGACTGGTAGGGATGTGCGGATCTCGGCGGTCCCGGCCACGGGGCAAGGAGGCGGCTAGTGTTCACCGGCATTGTTGAGGAACTCGGCGAGGTCGTCGGCGTCGAGCCGCGGGGTGACGCCACCCGCCTCACCGTGCGCGGGCCGGTGGTGGCCGGTGATGCCAGGCACGGTGACTCCATCGCGGTGAATGGTGTCTGCCTCACCGTGGTGGACGTCTCCGGCGGCGAGTTCACCGTGGACGTCGTGGCCGAGACGCTGCGGCGCACCAGCCTGGACAAGGTCGAGCCGGGCCGCCTGGTGAACCTGGAGCGGGCGATGCCCGCCGACGGCCGGTTCGGCGGGCACGTCATGCAGGGCCATGTAGACGGCACCGCGGTGTTCCTATGCAGGGAACCGGAAGGGCTCACCCACTTCGCGTTCCCGCCCGAGCTGGGCCGCTACATCGTGGAGAAGGGCTCCATCGCCGTGGACGGCATCTCGCTCACCGTGGCGGGGGTGACGGCGGAGGAGTTCGCGGTGGCGCTGATTCCCACCACCCTGTGGCTGACCACGCTGGGTCGTGCCGAACCGGGCGACCGGGTCAATCTCGAGGTCGATGTGCTGGCCAAGTACGTCGAGAAACTGGCCACCGTCCACCTTCGGGGTGCCTCGGTGGACAATGGTGTGGGCAAGGAGGACGCGTGACCATGACTGAGCCCCCCGCTGTGGACATCGGTCTGATCGAGCAGGCCATCGAGGACATCGCCAACGGCCGCCCCGTGATCGTCGTGGACGACGAGGACAGGGAGAACGAGGGCGATCTGATCTTCGCGGCGGAGAAGGCCACCCCGGAGCTGGTGGCGTTCATGGTGCGATACACCTCCGGCTACATCTGCGTCCCGCTCACCGAGGACGACTGCGACCGGCTGGATCTGCCGCCGATGTACCACACCAACCAGGACCGGCGCGGCACCGCCTACACCGTGACCGTGGACGCTGCCGAGGGCGTCGGCACCGGCATCTCCGCGGCCGACCGCAGCCACACCATCCGGCTGCTGGCCGACTCCACCGCGCGGCCGTCCGACTTCCGCAGGCCGGGACATGTGGTGCCGCTGCGGGCCAAGGAAGGTGGCGTGTTGCGCAGGCCCGGCCATACCGAGGCGGCCGTGGACCTGGCCAGGATGGCCGGGCTCACCCCTGCCGGGGTGCTGTGCGAGATCGTGTCGCAGAAGAACGAGGGCGACATGGCGCTGCGCGACGAACTCGAGGTGTTCGCCGCCGACCACGACCTGCGGCTGATCACGATCGCCGACCTGATCGCCTACCGCAAGCGCAAGGAGAAGCAGG harbors:
- a CDS encoding riboflavin synthase, whose translation is MFTGIVEELGEVVGVEPRGDATRLTVRGPVVAGDARHGDSIAVNGVCLTVVDVSGGEFTVDVVAETLRRTSLDKVEPGRLVNLERAMPADGRFGGHVMQGHVDGTAVFLCREPEGLTHFAFPPELGRYIVEKGSIAVDGISLTVAGVTAEEFAVALIPTTLWLTTLGRAEPGDRVNLEVDVLAKYVEKLATVHLRGASVDNGVGKEDA
- the ribD gene encoding bifunctional diaminohydroxyphosphoribosylaminopyrimidine deaminase/5-amino-6-(5-phosphoribosylamino)uracil reductase RibD, which produces MARALALGESVRGTTSPNPPVGAVILDAASRPVGEGATQPPGGPHAEVMALRQAGDRARGGTAVVTLEPCAHHGRTPPCADALVNAGIAAVRYAVADPHPLGAGGGEVLRASGVDVEAGLLGDRVAGGPLRAWLHVTRTGRPHVTWKYAASLDGRVAAADRTSRWISGPQSRAEVHAMRAAADAVVVGTGTVRADDPWLTVRTPEGELASRQPLRVVVGTGEIGDSARVLDSAAPTLRARTRDPRQVLGLLSERDVVDVLLEGGPTLAGAFVRAGVVDRIVAYVAPILLGQGPAALGPSGVSTITEAHQWRVEGVTMTGRDVRISAVPATGQGGG